From Companilactobacillus heilongjiangensis, one genomic window encodes:
- a CDS encoding YpmS family protein, with product MKRNYWKYAFIALVAIIVVGLGYMGTKVLSSSKDNYQVSTTIPDQNERVFTVDMNKQEANKMAQYYLKNTLNDGKTDYQLILKKDAELTGAIAFLGAKIHFTILMHPYAKTNGDVLLKAKEMKIGDLSLPISFVMNYIKNSFKTPEWVSIDGKQKTILLKFTKFTTKDGYGIRAKKIDLKNNKLSFEVMNSKITNNQ from the coding sequence ATGAAAAGAAATTATTGGAAATATGCGTTTATCGCTTTAGTAGCAATTATTGTCGTTGGTTTAGGATACATGGGTACGAAAGTTTTGAGTTCTTCAAAAGACAATTATCAAGTTTCTACAACCATTCCGGATCAAAATGAACGTGTCTTTACGGTTGACATGAACAAGCAAGAAGCCAATAAGATGGCTCAATATTATCTCAAGAACACTCTAAACGATGGTAAAACTGACTATCAATTGATTTTGAAAAAAGACGCTGAATTGACTGGTGCAATTGCCTTTTTAGGTGCCAAGATTCACTTTACAATTTTGATGCATCCATATGCCAAGACTAATGGTGATGTGCTTTTGAAAGCAAAAGAAATGAAGATTGGTGATTTATCATTGCCAATTTCCTTTGTAATGAATTATATTAAGAATAGCTTTAAGACTCCTGAATGGGTCAGCATCGATGGTAAACAGAAGACAATTCTTTTGAAGTTTACTAAATTCACTACTAAAGATGGCTACGGTATTCGTGCTAAAAAGATCGATTTGAAAAATAACAAATTGTCCTTTGAAGTAATGAATAGTAAAATTACGAATAACCAGTAG
- a CDS encoding YozE family protein, with translation MRRSFYEFLMTLRNADSVEPEAEFAMNAFRDTSFPKQEQNYQKLSEYLELNAGYLPSMTIFDEAFQKYQETDKK, from the coding sequence ATGAGACGCAGTTTTTATGAGTTTTTAATGACTCTTCGCAATGCGGATAGTGTCGAACCAGAAGCAGAATTTGCGATGAATGCTTTTCGCGATACTTCTTTCCCCAAGCAAGAGCAAAATTATCAAAAGTTATCAGAATATTTAGAGTTGAATGCTGGGTACTTGCCTAGCATGACAATTTTTGACGAAGCATTTCAAAAGTATCAAGAAACAGATAAAAAATAA
- the ylqF gene encoding ribosome biogenesis GTPase YlqF, producing the protein MALQWYPGHMNKAKNQVQDRLKLVDIVLEIVDARLPFSSRNPVLENIIDQKKHIIILNKSDLADPKVTKDWKLNFQQEGTNSIELDAKHNKGLGQIKSLIRSELSDKIERYEKNGVKNYQIKAMCIGIPNVGKSTILNRLVGKNVAVTGNKPGVTKNQNWLKTSIGIDLLDTPGILWPKIDDPKVGMKLALSGAIKDKIYAPDDVAIYALNFLETHYMDQLQEAYGLTNADVFNHTTPQLLMDLTKKFGYKEDYDRTSRRIIEDVRKLKLGRLTFDIPGEFYEE; encoded by the coding sequence ATGGCACTACAATGGTATCCCGGACATATGAACAAGGCAAAAAATCAAGTACAAGATCGATTGAAATTAGTCGATATTGTATTGGAAATTGTTGATGCGAGATTGCCTTTCTCATCAAGAAACCCAGTTTTGGAAAATATTATTGATCAAAAGAAACACATCATTATTTTAAATAAATCTGATTTGGCCGACCCTAAGGTTACGAAAGATTGGAAACTCAACTTTCAACAAGAAGGTACTAACTCAATTGAGCTTGATGCCAAGCACAACAAAGGTTTAGGTCAAATTAAGAGTTTGATTAGATCTGAATTGTCAGATAAAATTGAACGTTACGAAAAAAATGGTGTCAAAAACTATCAGATTAAAGCTATGTGTATCGGAATTCCTAATGTTGGTAAATCTACCATTTTGAATCGACTTGTTGGTAAAAATGTTGCTGTTACCGGTAATAAACCTGGTGTCACTAAGAACCAGAATTGGTTGAAGACTAGTATCGGTATCGATTTATTGGATACACCAGGTATTCTTTGGCCAAAGATTGATGATCCCAAAGTTGGTATGAAATTGGCTTTATCCGGCGCTATCAAGGATAAAATCTATGCACCTGATGATGTTGCCATCTATGCCTTGAATTTCCTTGAGACCCACTATATGGACCAATTACAGGAAGCCTATGGTCTAACTAATGCTGATGTTTTCAATCATACGACTCCACAGCTATTGATGGACCTTACTAAAAAGTTTGGTTATAAGGAAGATTACGACCGTACATCACGTCGTATTATTGAAGATGTACGTAAGTTGAAATTAGGTCGTTTGACATTTGACATCCCTGGGGAGTTTTATGAAGAATAA